One Pseudoalteromonas undina genomic region harbors:
- the ppnN gene encoding nucleotide 5'-monophosphate nucleosidase PpnN, giving the protein MLIQLNPTGVLDLLSQLEVDLLEQSSTSERYRLFRNCVLAVLNVGSHTDVSNDIYDKHKDFDIRLVSRERGIKIELENPPQTAFVDGHIVTGIHEHIFSVIRDILFICQKYEKNLQETKAITHMVFDMLRNADALKVNSEPNMIVCWGGHSINEVEYKYTKQVGYELGLRGLNICTGCGPGAMKGPMKGATIGHAKQRITNNRYLGLTEPSIIAAEPPNPIVNELVILPDIEKRLEAFVRTAHAIIIFPGGAGTAEELLYLLGILLHPENDKQCLPVILTGPKHSKAYFEELCKFIQMTLGDAALSKFEVIIDDPQLVSQKLKSAMSGVREYRKSQGDAYYFNWTLKIENDFQQPFYPTHEAMASLDLHLDQPKQQLAANLRRAFSGIVAGNVKEEGLNAIKEHGPYVLSGEPDLMKAMDKLLQAFVEQGRMKLPGSKYIPCYTIKA; this is encoded by the coding sequence ATGCTAATACAATTAAACCCTACAGGGGTATTAGATTTATTGTCGCAGCTAGAAGTAGACTTACTCGAGCAATCATCAACCAGCGAACGCTACAGACTATTTAGAAACTGTGTATTGGCCGTGCTCAATGTAGGCAGCCACACCGATGTAAGCAATGATATTTACGATAAACACAAAGATTTTGATATACGTTTGGTTAGCCGTGAACGCGGTATAAAAATTGAGTTAGAAAATCCTCCGCAAACGGCCTTTGTTGATGGCCACATAGTAACAGGCATTCATGAGCACATATTTTCGGTTATTCGCGATATTTTGTTTATTTGCCAAAAGTATGAAAAGAACCTCCAAGAAACTAAAGCCATTACCCATATGGTTTTTGATATGCTTAGAAATGCCGACGCGCTTAAGGTAAATAGCGAACCTAACATGATTGTATGTTGGGGTGGCCACTCTATTAACGAAGTCGAATATAAATACACCAAGCAAGTTGGCTATGAACTGGGGTTACGTGGATTAAATATTTGTACTGGCTGTGGGCCTGGTGCAATGAAAGGCCCAATGAAAGGCGCAACTATTGGCCACGCAAAGCAACGTATTACCAATAATCGTTATTTAGGTTTAACTGAGCCCAGCATTATAGCGGCAGAGCCACCCAATCCGATTGTAAATGAGCTGGTTATTTTACCCGACATTGAAAAACGCCTTGAAGCATTTGTTCGCACCGCACACGCTATTATTATTTTTCCAGGTGGCGCAGGTACAGCCGAAGAGTTACTTTATTTATTAGGTATTTTGTTACACCCTGAAAACGACAAGCAATGTTTACCTGTTATTTTAACTGGCCCTAAACACAGCAAAGCTTACTTTGAAGAGCTTTGTAAGTTTATTCAAATGACTTTAGGTGATGCTGCACTGAGTAAATTTGAAGTGATTATTGATGATCCTCAATTAGTTAGCCAAAAGCTTAAATCGGCTATGAGCGGAGTTCGCGAATATCGTAAAAGCCAAGGCGATGCTTATTACTTTAATTGGACGTTGAAAATAGAAAATGATTTTCAGCAGCCTTTTTATCCAACTCATGAAGCCATGGCGTCACTTGATTTACACCTTGATCAACCCAAACAACAGCTTGCCGCTAATTTACGCCGTGCGTTTTCGGGAATTGTTGCTGGTAACGTAAAAGAAGAAGGCTTAAATGCAATTAAAGAGCATGGCCCCTATGTGCTAAGTGGTGAGCCTGACTTAATGAAAGCAATGGACAAGCTTTTACAAGCATTTGTAGAACAAGGTAGAATGAAACTTCCCGGAAGTAAGTATATTCCTTGTTATACAATAAAAGCGTGA
- a CDS encoding GGDEF domain-containing protein: MEQKLKQAIDSRKVIESARQHQVSTLSNFAAKLSLSCKGLDTELDNRLAKFRSALNKGMSFEDFAPLVDDILALLKNQEAIQLAHQRDLFTSVQNAGKQLQQTKGLPDDTRRTLRHLLDNELDDIQSVHGFIPVLNQLITFYHQALIAKSNDTFEPPNLSALTEKLFKLVSQLVLEEEANEALYLIKKRIAKNKAVDQLLDAAIDVITLIVQSIQVERASAQSFLTSLNQTLGELHRSLVSTSEHSESMTVEFDSINQRIGEKLRNLNTQTNKATSITELKQLVENELRSLSADILEKEQLEQKDRQILISSFAQINDRIGSLENKVSNYKKRLNEQRFKSLLDSLTKLPNRAAFDERYNHEINVFNERPSDITLVVIDVDHFKSINDRFGHTAGDITLQVIAKALQKSIRQTDFIARYGGEEFVLLMPRTSLENAVEHLDKLRLSIKKIPFKFKDKQIQITVSLGATQFEEGDTPLKAFDRADEALYDAKNSGRDRLCISK; this comes from the coding sequence GTGGAACAAAAACTAAAGCAAGCAATCGACAGTAGAAAAGTAATAGAAAGTGCTCGCCAACATCAAGTTAGTACGCTTTCTAATTTTGCAGCTAAGTTGTCTTTAAGCTGTAAGGGACTTGATACTGAGCTTGATAACCGCCTAGCTAAGTTTCGAAGCGCGTTAAACAAAGGAATGAGTTTTGAAGACTTTGCCCCTTTAGTGGATGATATTTTAGCTTTGCTTAAAAACCAAGAAGCCATTCAACTAGCACATCAACGCGACCTCTTTACCAGTGTACAAAATGCAGGTAAGCAATTACAACAAACCAAAGGCTTGCCTGACGATACCCGCAGAACACTGCGTCATTTGCTTGATAACGAGCTAGACGATATTCAATCTGTACATGGGTTTATCCCTGTTTTAAATCAGCTGATCACTTTTTATCATCAAGCCTTAATTGCTAAAAGCAACGATACCTTTGAGCCTCCAAATCTAAGTGCTCTTACTGAAAAGCTATTTAAATTAGTCAGTCAGCTAGTTCTCGAAGAAGAAGCCAACGAAGCGCTGTATTTAATAAAAAAACGTATTGCTAAAAATAAAGCCGTAGACCAGCTACTTGATGCAGCAATTGATGTAATCACACTTATTGTACAAAGCATTCAAGTTGAGCGCGCGTCAGCACAAAGCTTCTTAACCTCTTTAAACCAAACACTCGGAGAGCTACATCGCTCATTAGTATCGACCAGCGAACATTCTGAATCGATGACTGTTGAGTTTGACTCAATTAATCAACGAATTGGTGAAAAGCTAAGAAATTTAAATACACAAACAAATAAAGCAACATCAATTACAGAGTTAAAGCAATTGGTTGAAAATGAGTTACGCTCATTAAGTGCTGATATTTTAGAAAAAGAGCAGCTAGAACAAAAAGATCGCCAAATTTTAATTTCTAGCTTTGCACAAATAAACGATAGAATTGGCAGTTTAGAAAACAAAGTTAGTAATTATAAGAAACGTTTGAATGAACAACGTTTTAAAAGTTTACTCGACAGTCTTACCAAATTACCTAATCGCGCAGCTTTTGATGAACGTTATAATCACGAAATCAATGTATTTAACGAACGCCCGTCAGACATAACCTTAGTGGTTATTGATGTAGACCATTTTAAATCAATTAACGATCGTTTTGGTCACACAGCCGGCGACATTACCTTGCAAGTGATTGCCAAAGCGCTGCAAAAATCGATTAGACAAACTGATTTTATTGCCCGTTATGGCGGCGAAGAGTTTGTGTTATTAATGCCCCGTACCTCACTTGAAAACGCCGTCGAGCATCTCGATAAATTAAGACTGTCGATTAAAAAGATCCCATTTAAATTTAAAGACAAGCAAATACAAATTACTGTTTCTTTAGGCGCAACCCAATTTGAAGAGGGTGATACGCCTCTAAAAGCATTTGATAGAGCCGATGAGGCTCTTTACGATGCTAAAAACTCAGGCCGGGATCGTCTGTGTATTAGTAAATAG
- a CDS encoding M61 family metallopeptidase: protein MKKLLALSILAACSAPAFADVNYALNISQPEHHLGDVNVEFPKTAQSYLDVKLPAWRTGRYEILNLANGVRYFKASDDEGNALKWEKIDHSTWRIHLNEPTEVNVDYQVYANELGKRARHIDDSHAFVDASGFFMFSESFRQEPVTVELNVPKAWRSVSGMENYKNKHSFKASDYDVLVDSPIETGVNELRTFEVDGREYELVVWGEGNYDIELMLTDLKKLVATGNVIWDSYPYERYVFMVHATSGAGGATEHLNSTIIQRPRDRFAKREDYLAFISTAAHEFIHTWNVKAYRPKGLAPYDYTNINYSKLLWIAEGSTSYFEDHLLVRSGIQTTDEFFKNFSKTINRHLTTPGREVQSASETSFDKWINQGGDHARNYGTNIYLEGSLLSMALDIDLLEKSQGKISYKDVHNELYKQHKLPAGFTEQDVLAILKQLTGRDYSAWWQKNVSTPASLDFDELLAKVGLSFELPEKAKAIPSLDAFTKNTGELLTLTHVRRDGAAWQGGLTTDDKLVAINKKHVGKNLTASLETFKAGDKVTVDFIRRDALMSTELVLSEDFDKPKKVVANKNATAEQKALFKAWMGVAHPNDVKKDD, encoded by the coding sequence ATGAAAAAGCTACTTGCCTTATCAATTTTAGCTGCCTGTTCAGCACCAGCATTTGCCGACGTTAACTACGCTTTAAATATCTCTCAGCCAGAGCATCATTTAGGTGATGTAAATGTAGAGTTTCCTAAAACGGCGCAATCATATTTAGATGTAAAACTGCCAGCATGGCGTACTGGTCGCTATGAAATTTTAAACCTTGCCAATGGCGTTCGCTATTTTAAAGCCAGCGACGATGAAGGTAATGCATTAAAGTGGGAAAAAATAGACCACAGCACATGGCGTATTCATTTAAACGAGCCGACTGAAGTTAATGTTGATTACCAAGTGTATGCCAATGAGCTAGGTAAGCGCGCTCGCCATATTGACGACAGTCATGCGTTTGTTGATGCATCGGGCTTTTTTATGTTTAGCGAGTCATTTCGCCAAGAGCCAGTTACGGTTGAATTAAACGTACCTAAAGCATGGCGCTCTGTGTCGGGTATGGAAAACTATAAAAATAAACACAGCTTTAAAGCCAGTGACTACGACGTGCTAGTTGATTCTCCAATAGAAACCGGTGTTAATGAACTGCGTACTTTTGAAGTTGATGGCCGTGAGTATGAACTAGTGGTGTGGGGCGAAGGTAATTACGACATAGAACTGATGCTAACCGATCTGAAAAAGCTAGTGGCAACGGGCAATGTAATTTGGGACAGCTACCCGTATGAGCGTTATGTATTTATGGTGCATGCTACATCGGGCGCGGGCGGTGCAACCGAACACTTAAACTCAACTATTATTCAACGCCCACGTGATCGCTTTGCTAAACGTGAAGACTATTTAGCTTTTATCAGTACAGCGGCACATGAATTTATTCATACTTGGAATGTAAAAGCATACCGTCCTAAAGGACTTGCGCCATATGACTACACTAATATTAATTATTCAAAATTGCTGTGGATTGCTGAAGGGTCTACCAGCTATTTTGAAGATCATTTATTAGTGCGTTCGGGTATTCAAACCACCGATGAATTTTTTAAGAACTTTAGTAAAACCATTAATCGCCACCTCACTACCCCTGGTCGTGAAGTGCAAAGTGCAAGTGAAACCAGCTTTGATAAATGGATAAATCAAGGTGGCGATCATGCACGTAATTACGGCACTAATATTTATCTTGAAGGCTCGTTATTGTCGATGGCGTTAGATATAGACCTACTTGAAAAAAGCCAAGGTAAAATAAGCTATAAAGACGTACACAACGAACTTTATAAGCAACATAAGCTACCAGCGGGTTTTACTGAGCAAGACGTATTAGCTATTTTAAAGCAACTAACAGGGCGTGATTACAGCGCTTGGTGGCAAAAAAATGTTAGCACACCAGCCAGCCTAGATTTTGATGAATTATTGGCAAAAGTTGGTTTAAGCTTTGAGCTGCCTGAAAAAGCCAAGGCCATACCAAGCTTAGATGCCTTTACTAAAAATACCGGCGAACTGCTTACACTTACCCATGTACGCCGCGATGGCGCAGCATGGCAAGGTGGCTTAACTACAGACGATAAACTCGTCGCTATTAACAAAAAGCATGTAGGGAAAAACTTAACCGCGAGCCTAGAAACCTTTAAAGCAGGAGACAAGGTAACTGTTGATTTTATTCGCCGTGATGCATTAATGTCGACTGAGCTTGTGTTGTCTGAAGATTTCGACAAACCTAAAAAAGTAGTCGCTAATAAAAATGCTACTGCTGAGCAAAAAGCGCTGTTTAAAGCATGGATGGGCGTAGCGCATCCAAATGATGTGAAAAAAGACGACTAG
- a CDS encoding S46 family peptidase produces the protein MRLKPLVATLVATCSLALSSAAHADEGMWQPHQLPELESILKAKGLEISVDSISKLTEFPMNAVISLGGCTASFVSPKGLVVTNHHCIYGSVQYNSTPENNILENGFLAKTPAEDLPAAPGSRVYVTETVTNVTDKVISGTNELSAKARYDALEKNQKALVAQCEADASYRCNVYSFHGGLEFYLIKSLEIKDVRLAYAPAMGVGKYGGDIDNWMWPRHTGDFGFYRAYVGKDGKPAEYSEDNVPYVPESYLSVSAKGVQEGDFVMVTGYPGRTNRYRIAAEVDYVFNDSYPKARMHNTKYVSLIEENSEDGSKARIAYESTIAGYNNYIKNYGSMIESFKKGTMFERKKQFEQELTSWINSDSERKQRYGNVLNELSALVAQSQEHSERDRMVGYVHRSQMISTARRLYRLAVEKQKPNSERESGYQERDLPRIKSSLERMSRRFDANVDKAILLHFLEQYAALPKAERFSEIDKAFALENGFDKAKQSALLDEMYAKSRLDNEIVRNSLFEQTLSQLNQSQDPFMQYAKAIFAVMKAEEDKSKALAGKLQAARPELMSAIIAFNKAQNKPVYADANSTLRVTYGTVGGYSPQDGLVATPFTSLEGLLAKNTDVDPFNAPKKLQEQIKAKLYGDYTGGMNTVPVNFLSNVDTTGGNSGSPTLNGNAELVGLLFDGVYESIIGDWDYNPELNRSIHVDSRYMLWVMDKVDNAQNLLDEMKIVK, from the coding sequence ATGCGTTTAAAACCTCTTGTTGCCACGTTGGTAGCAACCTGTTCACTGGCTCTTTCTTCTGCGGCTCATGCCGATGAAGGCATGTGGCAACCTCATCAACTACCAGAGCTTGAGTCAATTTTAAAAGCCAAAGGGCTTGAAATTAGCGTTGATTCAATTTCAAAATTAACCGAATTTCCAATGAATGCGGTTATCAGCTTAGGCGGTTGTACAGCCTCGTTTGTTTCGCCAAAAGGCTTAGTTGTAACTAACCATCACTGTATTTATGGTTCGGTGCAATATAATTCAACGCCTGAAAATAACATTTTAGAAAATGGCTTTTTAGCAAAAACACCGGCTGAAGACCTACCAGCTGCGCCAGGTTCACGTGTGTACGTAACCGAAACAGTGACCAATGTGACCGATAAAGTGATTAGCGGCACTAACGAGCTAAGCGCAAAAGCACGCTATGATGCGTTAGAAAAAAATCAAAAAGCACTCGTTGCACAGTGTGAAGCTGATGCTAGCTACCGTTGTAATGTGTATTCGTTTCATGGTGGTTTAGAGTTTTACCTAATTAAATCGCTGGAAATTAAAGATGTACGTTTAGCGTATGCACCTGCCATGGGCGTAGGTAAATATGGTGGCGATATAGATAACTGGATGTGGCCGCGCCATACAGGCGATTTTGGTTTTTACCGCGCCTATGTAGGTAAAGATGGCAAGCCAGCAGAGTACAGTGAAGATAACGTACCGTACGTGCCAGAGTCTTACTTAAGTGTAAGTGCTAAAGGCGTGCAAGAGGGCGACTTTGTTATGGTAACTGGCTATCCAGGGCGTACCAATCGTTACCGTATTGCCGCAGAGGTTGATTACGTATTTAACGACAGTTACCCTAAAGCGCGCATGCACAATACTAAATACGTGTCACTAATTGAAGAAAACTCAGAAGATGGCAGCAAAGCCCGTATTGCTTACGAAAGCACCATAGCAGGTTACAACAACTACATTAAAAACTATGGTTCGATGATTGAAAGCTTCAAAAAAGGCACCATGTTTGAGCGTAAAAAACAGTTTGAACAAGAGCTTACAAGCTGGATAAACAGCGATAGCGAGCGTAAACAGCGCTACGGGAATGTGCTTAATGAGTTATCGGCATTAGTAGCACAATCGCAAGAGCACAGTGAGCGCGACCGTATGGTAGGCTATGTTCATCGTTCACAAATGATCAGCACGGCACGTCGTTTATACCGCTTAGCGGTTGAAAAACAAAAGCCAAATAGTGAGCGAGAATCAGGTTATCAAGAGCGCGATTTACCGCGTATTAAATCTTCTCTTGAGCGTATGTCACGTCGCTTTGATGCCAATGTAGATAAAGCTATATTACTGCACTTTTTAGAGCAATATGCAGCATTACCTAAAGCAGAGCGTTTTAGTGAAATTGATAAAGCTTTTGCTTTAGAAAACGGCTTTGATAAAGCAAAACAAAGTGCATTGCTAGATGAAATGTATGCCAAATCAAGACTAGATAATGAAATTGTACGTAATTCATTATTTGAACAAACACTAAGTCAGCTTAACCAAAGCCAAGACCCGTTTATGCAATATGCAAAAGCTATATTTGCTGTGATGAAAGCCGAAGAAGATAAGTCAAAAGCCTTGGCTGGTAAGTTACAAGCTGCTCGCCCAGAGTTAATGAGTGCAATTATTGCCTTTAACAAAGCGCAAAACAAACCGGTTTACGCCGATGCAAACAGCACATTACGTGTAACTTACGGCACGGTAGGCGGTTATTCTCCGCAAGATGGATTAGTGGCTACGCCGTTTACTTCACTTGAAGGCTTATTGGCTAAAAACACCGATGTTGACCCATTTAATGCGCCTAAAAAGCTGCAAGAGCAAATTAAAGCGAAGCTTTATGGTGATTACACTGGTGGCATGAATACTGTTCCAGTTAACTTTTTATCAAATGTAGACACGACAGGTGGTAACTCCGGTTCGCCAACGCTTAACGGCAATGCTGAGCTGGTGGGTTTATTGTTTGACGGTGTGTACGAAAGCATTATTGGTGATTGGGATTACAACCCTGAACTAAATCGCTCGATTCATGTAGATTCGCGCTACATGCTGTGGGTAATGGATAAAGTAGATAACGCCCAAAACTTATTAGACGAAATGAAAATCGTAAAATAA
- a CDS encoding response regulator — protein MKILIVDDSHATLEIVRRGLEKFGYRKLLIEKANNAKSALTLIGSWHPDIVLTDWHMPDMCGVTLLRAIKQRQLNIIVAMLTTVDEKSQIEEAISFGASFVLSKPFTDEQLHDKLLPLVQLVENNEVIPDEIELNSDLALPKLSQLERLFHKHISQSLIVNTIQPQVFDESKVPCVMAVYEDPKSQKVRAIAILDIYAACVMASGYSSLSAEDISNSILSGVVTNTALSACKKALTETAFAFLDKRTRVSLQIKTVKVITTPFRKLTLLYKTPAEKRIDFSCQLEGMAQGKIMLVGI, from the coding sequence GTGAAAATACTTATCGTGGATGATAGCCATGCAACACTTGAAATTGTACGCCGAGGGTTGGAAAAGTTTGGTTATCGGAAGTTATTAATAGAAAAAGCCAACAATGCTAAATCTGCGTTAACGCTGATTGGTAGTTGGCACCCCGATATTGTGCTTACAGACTGGCATATGCCTGATATGTGTGGAGTGACGCTATTACGTGCAATAAAGCAAAGACAACTTAATATAATAGTCGCGATGCTAACCACTGTTGATGAAAAGTCTCAAATTGAAGAAGCTATTAGCTTTGGCGCATCTTTTGTACTGTCAAAACCTTTTACCGATGAACAACTTCACGATAAGTTATTACCTCTGGTTCAACTTGTAGAAAATAACGAAGTCATTCCTGATGAAATTGAATTAAACAGTGATTTAGCGTTACCAAAGCTGTCGCAATTAGAACGGTTGTTTCATAAACATATAAGTCAGTCTTTAATCGTAAACACAATTCAACCGCAGGTATTCGATGAGTCTAAAGTCCCCTGTGTAATGGCTGTTTATGAGGATCCAAAAAGTCAAAAAGTACGTGCCATTGCCATACTTGATATTTATGCCGCGTGCGTAATGGCAAGTGGCTATAGTAGCTTGTCGGCTGAAGATATTAGTAACTCAATATTATCGGGCGTTGTGACGAATACAGCATTAAGCGCATGTAAAAAAGCGTTAACGGAAACGGCTTTTGCCTTTTTAGACAAGCGAACGCGCGTTAGTTTACAAATCAAAACGGTCAAAGTGATTACCACGCCTTTTCGTAAGCTCACTTTGCTGTATAAAACACCTGCTGAAAAGCGCATTGATTTTAGCTGCCAGCTTGAGGGCATGGCACAAGGTAAAATTATGTTAGTTGGCATTTAA
- a CDS encoding DUF4437 domain-containing protein, translating to MTKTGVKITYLWGSLEEGEFRGALLKFPPGVSAALSSKANTLHAVLIKGKIAYQTQSSLKALKPGSYFGSNGLHAHQLSFNDDDESFIYVRSDGEFDIILNPKP from the coding sequence ATGACTAAAACGGGTGTCAAAATAACCTATTTGTGGGGTAGCCTTGAAGAAGGTGAATTTAGAGGTGCACTTCTCAAATTTCCACCAGGTGTATCAGCAGCACTGAGCAGTAAAGCAAATACACTTCACGCTGTATTAATCAAAGGAAAGATAGCCTATCAAACACAAAGTAGTTTAAAGGCACTTAAACCCGGTAGTTATTTTGGTTCAAATGGCCTACATGCTCACCAACTTTCTTTCAACGATGATGATGAAAGCTTTATTTACGTGCGAAGTGATGGTGAATTCGACATTATATTAAACCCTAAACCCTAA
- a CDS encoding DUF7010 family protein: MTLDEYRIEFEQSSNRSISMPVAGIIIWGLVGLLSTQFSANISIYILLFATGGIFPIALVIAKFRNENLVSSSNPLAKLMGLCIVMVNLLWAVHIPLLLNAPEFVPLSLGVGLGLHWVVYSWIVKHPVGLIHAVLRSILIVAAWYLFPNISILAISCVIVLTYLISIYQMLTRNMTNT; this comes from the coding sequence TTGACATTAGATGAATACAGAATAGAATTTGAACAATCTTCAAACAGATCTATTTCAATGCCGGTTGCTGGAATCATTATTTGGGGTTTAGTTGGGCTTTTAAGTACACAATTTAGCGCAAATATTTCTATATATATTCTACTTTTTGCAACAGGCGGTATTTTTCCTATAGCTTTAGTAATTGCTAAATTTAGAAATGAGAACTTAGTTTCCTCATCTAATCCTTTAGCAAAACTAATGGGTTTATGCATAGTGATGGTTAATCTTCTTTGGGCTGTCCATATACCGTTACTTTTAAATGCACCTGAATTTGTTCCTTTGAGTTTAGGCGTTGGCTTAGGACTTCATTGGGTAGTGTATTCTTGGATCGTTAAACACCCTGTTGGCTTAATTCATGCTGTGCTAAGAAGTATTTTAATTGTAGCCGCTTGGTATTTATTCCCTAACATTAGTATTTTAGCTATCTCTTGCGTTATCGTTTTAACTTATTTAATAAGCATTTATCAAATGTTAACCAGGAATATGACAAACACCTAA
- a CDS encoding mannitol operon repressor — protein sequence MLGNLLKLYVKENDRSAGMNMRDERTIKLLCIRTIMKSEPETMELSEFLSEFNKESDRGAALNAAAVLDDWLGNILGEFFADNRSGKDLISGFNAPLGTFAAKVTAAHALGLIQDNEFREITLIRKIRNEFGHSWRGVSFESDKVAHLVNQLPWCGSPEFEAKSTPRARFNSVIAILLADLMWRARLVKKERRVVKLWSNKIRGNDA from the coding sequence ATGTTAGGTAATTTGTTAAAACTATATGTAAAAGAAAATGATCGCAGCGCTGGTATGAATATGCGCGATGAGCGCACTATTAAATTGTTATGCATCAGGACTATTATGAAGTCAGAACCTGAAACTATGGAACTATCAGAGTTTCTTAGTGAGTTTAACAAAGAGAGTGATCGCGGTGCGGCTTTAAATGCTGCTGCGGTGTTAGATGATTGGCTAGGTAATATCCTCGGAGAATTTTTTGCCGATAATAGGTCAGGAAAAGATCTAATATCTGGTTTTAATGCGCCATTAGGCACTTTTGCCGCAAAGGTAACAGCAGCACATGCTCTTGGATTAATTCAAGATAATGAGTTTCGCGAAATCACACTTATCCGTAAAATTCGGAATGAGTTTGGTCATAGTTGGCGTGGTGTTAGTTTTGAATCGGATAAAGTGGCTCACTTAGTAAATCAATTACCTTGGTGTGGTTCTCCTGAGTTCGAAGCAAAATCAACTCCTAGAGCACGTTTCAACTCAGTCATCGCGATATTACTTGCGGATCTCATGTGGCGGGCTAGGCTGGTAAAAAAAGAGCGAAGAGTAGTCAAGTTATGGTCTAACAAAATCCGTGGAAATGATGCATAA